A single window of Pseudomonas lijiangensis DNA harbors:
- a CDS encoding KinB sensor domain-containing domain — MKLAMKLRTRLFLSISALMTVALLGLLLGLVSVMQMAKSQEALIQGNISNLELGLKLRQNLGDQLVMMISPSPDKRMLKTYQDEFHKLLAEGIEHDAQNLVHGRFENTSRYYQRFLEASQRFADDARTMHDNPELRDSFDALRNDLLDTHGEALKNISTAEAYSRERALWIAGLLGLVGIAVLCVGFITAHGIAHRFGAPIEALAKAADNIGQGNYEVTLPISSAAEMNLLTRRFGLMAEALRQHQATNVDELLAGQQRLQAVLDSIDDGLLMIDRQGRLEHLNPVAQRQLGWDESRLGRGLGEALEHPELDEQLFLILRGGTLEHAPEDLSIDIDGESRLLTYSLTPVSHTKGHILGAVMVLRDVTEQRAFERVRSEFVLRASHELRTPVTGIHMAFGLLQERLHFAAESREADLLNTITEEMQRLMQLINDLLNFSRYQNGLQKLKLAPCSIKNLLEEARGRFEEQARLRDITLMLDIQEPVSHLHADQAQLERVLDNLLDNALRHTPENGLIRLQARRHGERAIISIEDNGEGIPYGQQGRIFEPFVQVGRKKGGAGLGLALCKEIVQLHGGRMGVYSRPGQGTQFYMALPL, encoded by the coding sequence ATGAAACTGGCAATGAAGTTACGTACCCGCCTGTTCCTTAGCATTTCGGCGTTGATGACGGTTGCGTTGCTGGGGCTGCTGCTGGGTCTGGTCAGTGTCATGCAAATGGCCAAGAGCCAGGAAGCGCTGATCCAGGGCAATATCAGTAACCTTGAGCTGGGCCTGAAGCTGCGGCAGAACCTGGGTGATCAACTGGTAATGATGATCAGCCCGTCGCCTGACAAGCGCATGCTGAAGACCTATCAGGATGAGTTTCACAAGTTGCTGGCCGAAGGCATCGAGCATGATGCACAAAACCTGGTGCATGGCCGCTTCGAGAATACGAGCCGGTACTATCAGCGTTTCCTCGAGGCCTCTCAGCGCTTCGCGGATGACGCGCGCACCATGCATGACAATCCGGAACTGCGCGACAGCTTCGACGCCTTGCGCAACGACTTGCTGGATACCCATGGCGAGGCCCTGAAGAACATCAGCACTGCCGAAGCCTATTCCCGGGAGCGTGCGCTGTGGATTGCCGGGTTGCTTGGGCTGGTAGGCATCGCGGTGCTGTGCGTCGGATTCATCACTGCCCATGGTATTGCCCATCGCTTTGGCGCTCCCATCGAGGCGTTGGCCAAGGCGGCCGATAATATCGGCCAGGGCAACTATGAAGTGACGCTGCCGATCTCTTCGGCAGCCGAAATGAACCTGCTGACCCGACGTTTCGGCCTCATGGCCGAGGCTTTGCGTCAGCATCAGGCCACCAATGTCGATGAGCTGCTGGCTGGCCAGCAGCGCCTGCAAGCGGTGCTCGACAGTATCGACGACGGCCTGCTGATGATCGATCGCCAAGGCCGTCTGGAGCATTTGAACCCTGTGGCTCAGCGCCAGCTCGGCTGGGATGAGAGTCGTCTCGGGCGTGGCCTGGGTGAAGCGCTGGAGCATCCCGAACTGGATGAGCAGTTATTCCTGATCCTGCGCGGCGGGACTCTGGAGCATGCGCCGGAAGACCTGAGTATCGATATCGATGGCGAATCCAGGCTGCTGACCTACAGCCTGACACCCGTCAGCCATACCAAGGGCCATATTCTCGGTGCCGTGATGGTGCTGCGCGATGTGACCGAGCAACGGGCGTTCGAGCGAGTGCGCAGCGAGTTCGTCCTGCGCGCTTCTCATGAACTGCGCACACCGGTGACCGGTATCCACATGGCCTTCGGGCTGTTGCAGGAGCGTCTGCACTTTGCGGCAGAGTCCCGCGAAGCGGACTTGCTCAATACCATCACCGAAGAAATGCAGCGCCTGATGCAACTGATCAACGACCTGCTGAATTTCTCGCGTTACCAGAACGGATTGCAGAAACTCAAGCTGGCTCCCTGCTCAATCAAAAATCTGCTCGAAGAAGCCAGAGGCCGCTTCGAGGAACAGGCTCGGTTGCGCGACATCACTCTGATGCTGGACATTCAGGAGCCCGTTTCCCATTTGCATGCCGACCAGGCGCAGCTGGAGCGGGTGCTGGATAACCTGTTGGACAACGCTCTGCGTCACACCCCGGAAAATGGCTTGATCCGCCTGCAGGCACGCCGCCATGGCGAGCGGGCAATCATCAGCATCGAAGACAATGGCGAAGGCATTCCCTACGGGCAACAAGGAAGAATCTTCGAGCCGTTCGTGCAGGTGGGCCGCAAGAAAGGCGGCGCCGGTCTCGGCCTGGCGCTGTGCAAGGAAATCGTGCAACTGCACGGCGGGCGAATGGGCGTCTACTCACGACCCGGGCAGGGGACGCAGTTTTACATGGCGTTGCCGCTGTAG
- a CDS encoding L-threonylcarbamoyladenylate synthase, with amino-acid sequence MVSSWRVQQAARDIRAGAVIAYPTEAVWGLGCDPWDEEAVYRLLAIKSRPVDKGLILIADNIRQFDFLFEDFPEQWIDRMSSTWPGPNTWLVPHQNLLPEWITGVHETVALRVTDHPTVRELCALVGPLISTSANPAGRPAARSRLRVEQYFRGQIDLVLGGSLGGRRNPSVIRDIETGQVVRPG; translated from the coding sequence ATGGTCAGCAGTTGGCGTGTGCAGCAAGCCGCTCGAGATATTCGTGCCGGAGCGGTGATTGCCTATCCAACCGAGGCAGTCTGGGGACTTGGTTGCGATCCGTGGGATGAAGAAGCGGTTTATCGCTTGCTGGCGATCAAGTCGCGGCCTGTGGATAAAGGGCTGATTCTCATCGCCGACAACATCCGGCAGTTCGACTTTCTGTTCGAGGATTTCCCCGAGCAGTGGATCGATCGCATGTCCAGCACCTGGCCGGGTCCCAACACCTGGCTGGTGCCGCATCAGAACCTGCTACCCGAGTGGATCACCGGCGTGCATGAAACCGTGGCCCTGCGCGTGACCGATCACCCGACCGTGCGTGAGCTGTGTGCTCTGGTCGGCCCCTTGATTTCCACCTCTGCCAACCCGGCCGGTCGCCCCGCTGCCCGCTCGCGGCTACGCGTGGAGCAATATTTCCGTGGGCAGATCGATCTGGTGCTCGGCGGCAGCCTGGGCGGTCGCCGAAATCCCAGTGTCATTCGAGATATCGAGACCGGCCAGGTGGTGCGGCCCGGTTAA
- a CDS encoding inhibitor of vertebrate lysozyme family protein, translated as MGKSLQSLAAALLMGGSAMAVAANDGQARVNELLSSAPEYRQTWTKVVQKEERLPEWVINLSGTSEQMTAVTEDGDPYLVGPLCETAETCRSKRLIVSFSLDKEDAYAMLVEVPAGLPADKSPTRHATYRFLGKPDEGMQQLLKEQLSKDPNWY; from the coding sequence ATGGGCAAATCCTTGCAATCACTGGCCGCCGCCCTGTTGATGGGCGGCAGTGCCATGGCAGTAGCCGCCAATGACGGTCAGGCTCGGGTCAATGAGCTGTTGAGTTCTGCACCCGAGTACCGCCAGACGTGGACCAAGGTCGTACAGAAAGAGGAACGGTTGCCCGAATGGGTCATCAACCTGTCCGGTACTTCCGAACAGATGACAGCCGTTACCGAAGACGGGGACCCTTACCTCGTCGGCCCTCTGTGCGAAACCGCAGAAACCTGTCGCAGCAAACGCCTCATCGTGTCGTTCAGCCTCGATAAGGAAGATGCCTACGCCATGCTGGTCGAAGTGCCTGCCGGACTCCCGGCCGACAAATCGCCTACCCGGCACGCGACATACCGTTTCCTGGGCAAACCGGATGAAGGCATGCAGCAATTGCTTAAAGAGCAATTGAGCAAAGACCCGAACTGGTATTGA
- the aroE gene encoding shikimate dehydrogenase → MDQYVVFGNPIGHSKSPLIHSLFARQTEQQLDYQTALAPLDDFTAFARNFFQTGRGANVTVPFKEEAYRLADSLTQRARRAGAVNTLSKQADGTLLGDNTDGAGLVRDLTVNYGVSLQGQRILLLGAGGAVRGALEPLLAQKPAALVIANRTVEKAENLAQLFTDLGPVFASGYDWLEESVDLIINATSASLSGELPPIAPSLIQPGHTFCYDMMYGKEPTAFCRWASEHGAAQAVDGLGMLVEQAAEAFLLWRGVRPDSSQVLAEMRRQLASA, encoded by the coding sequence ATGGACCAGTACGTCGTATTCGGTAATCCCATCGGCCACAGCAAGTCGCCATTGATCCACAGCCTGTTCGCCAGGCAGACAGAGCAGCAACTGGATTACCAAACCGCGCTGGCGCCACTGGATGACTTCACGGCCTTCGCCCGGAATTTTTTCCAGACCGGTCGCGGAGCCAATGTGACCGTGCCGTTCAAGGAAGAAGCCTATCGCCTGGCTGACAGCCTGACCCAGCGTGCCAGGCGCGCAGGTGCCGTGAATACCTTGAGCAAGCAGGCCGATGGCACGCTGTTGGGGGATAACACCGATGGCGCCGGGCTGGTGCGTGATCTGACGGTCAATTACGGTGTCAGCCTGCAAGGCCAGCGTATCCTGCTGCTCGGTGCCGGTGGCGCTGTTCGTGGTGCTCTGGAGCCGTTGCTCGCGCAGAAACCCGCCGCACTGGTGATCGCCAATCGGACAGTGGAAAAAGCCGAAAACCTGGCTCAGCTCTTTACCGACCTCGGTCCGGTATTCGCCAGCGGTTACGACTGGCTGGAAGAGTCGGTCGACCTGATTATCAACGCCACCTCCGCCAGCCTGTCGGGCGAGTTGCCGCCGATTGCCCCTAGCCTGATCCAGCCGGGCCATACCTTCTGCTACGACATGATGTACGGCAAGGAGCCTACCGCCTTCTGTCGCTGGGCGAGTGAACACGGCGCAGCCCAGGCCGTTGATGGCCTGGGCATGCTCGTCGAACAGGCTGCCGAAGCCTTCCTGCTATGGCGCGGCGTGCGTCCGGATTCCTCGCAGGTCCTGGCCGAGATGCGGCGGCAGTTGGCGAGCGCCTAA
- the hemF gene encoding oxygen-dependent coproporphyrinogen oxidase has product MTTRTEAVKAYLLDLQDRICKALELEDGSAHFVEDAWTRPAGGGGRTRVIENGSVIEKGGVNFSHVFGSNLPPSASAHRPELAGRGFEALGVSLVIHPHNPHVPTSHANVRFFIAEKEGEEPVWWFGGGFDLTPYYGVEEDCVHWHRVAERACAPFGDDVYPRYKAWCDSYFHIKHRNEPRGVGGLFFDDVNHWDFDTSFAFMRAIGDAYINAYLPIVRRRKATAYTVQQREFQEFRRGRYVEFNLVYDRGTLFGLQSGGRTESILMSLPPQVRWGYDWKAAPGSEEARLTEYFLQDRDWLAE; this is encoded by the coding sequence ATGACTACCCGTACCGAGGCCGTAAAAGCCTACCTGCTGGATCTGCAAGACCGAATCTGCAAGGCCCTGGAGCTCGAAGACGGCAGCGCACACTTTGTCGAAGATGCCTGGACACGTCCTGCAGGTGGCGGTGGTCGAACGCGGGTCATCGAAAACGGCTCTGTCATTGAAAAGGGCGGCGTCAACTTTTCCCATGTCTTTGGCAGCAACCTTCCGCCGTCGGCCAGTGCTCACCGGCCCGAACTGGCCGGGCGCGGCTTCGAGGCCCTGGGTGTTTCCCTGGTGATCCATCCGCACAATCCCCATGTGCCGACTTCCCACGCCAACGTGCGGTTCTTCATCGCAGAAAAAGAAGGCGAAGAGCCGGTCTGGTGGTTCGGTGGCGGTTTCGACCTGACGCCCTACTACGGCGTCGAAGAGGATTGCGTTCACTGGCACCGGGTTGCCGAACGCGCCTGCGCGCCGTTTGGCGATGACGTCTATCCCCGTTACAAGGCCTGGTGCGACAGCTACTTCCATATCAAGCATCGCAATGAGCCACGCGGGGTTGGCGGTCTGTTCTTCGACGATGTGAATCACTGGGATTTCGATACCAGCTTCGCTTTCATGCGTGCCATCGGTGATGCCTACATCAACGCCTACCTGCCGATTGTGCGTCGTCGCAAGGCCACGGCTTATACCGTGCAACAGCGCGAGTTCCAGGAATTCCGACGTGGCCGTTATGTCGAGTTCAACCTCGTCTATGACCGTGGCACGCTGTTTGGCCTGCAATCGGGTGGCCGTACCGAATCGATCCTGATGTCCCTGCCCCCGCAAGTGCGTTGGGGTTATGACTGGAAGGCTGCGCCGGGCAGCGAAGAAGCTCGCCTGACCGAGTACTTTCTGCAGGATCGGGACTGGCTGGCTGAATGA
- a CDS encoding SulP family inorganic anion transporter gives MGWFNRHKFLPFLAWLPAQTRASVGRDALVGLSGAVLALPQSIAYALIAGLPPEYGLYAAIVPVLIACLWGSSWHLICGPTAAISIVLYASISPLAVPASQDYITLILLLTFIAGAFQLLLGMMRFGALVNFVSHSVVLGFTLGAAIVIALGQIPNLTGIDLPSQSTALNSLTAFLEHSQEIDKPSLILGLLTLALGITLKYFVPRWPTLLIALVSSSLLAWLWPAMFGHVKVVKAFVGQLPPFSPLPLDLELILKLLPTAVAIGMLGLVNSLSIARSLSARSQQLINANQEVRAQGLSNMVGSLFSGYMSAGSFTRAALSYEAGARSPLAGVFSALWVMLFAVAGASLIAHIPIPGMAASILLICWGLVDHRGIAALFRVSRSEFFVMALTCVATLLLELQTAIYAGVLASLFFYLKRTSQPKVQQWREGDEDIMRVGGSIFFGASHYLQTRLQRTEGKHVVIDAQHINFIDYSGVEMLHQEARRLLKQDRTLTLRRARQQVVEELQKLEGAEKCPILFED, from the coding sequence ATGGGTTGGTTCAACCGTCACAAATTCCTGCCGTTTCTCGCCTGGCTGCCCGCACAGACACGTGCCAGCGTCGGTCGGGATGCATTGGTAGGTCTGAGCGGTGCCGTTCTGGCATTGCCACAATCCATCGCTTACGCGCTGATCGCCGGTCTTCCTCCGGAATATGGTTTGTACGCGGCCATCGTGCCGGTGCTGATCGCCTGTCTTTGGGGTTCGTCGTGGCATCTGATCTGCGGGCCGACGGCAGCCATTTCCATCGTGCTGTATGCCAGCATCAGTCCGCTGGCGGTTCCGGCCAGTCAGGACTACATCACCCTCATCCTGTTGCTGACGTTCATCGCCGGAGCATTCCAGTTGCTGCTGGGCATGATGCGCTTCGGCGCGCTGGTGAATTTCGTCTCACATTCCGTCGTGCTGGGTTTTACCCTGGGCGCAGCCATTGTGATTGCATTGGGACAGATACCGAATCTGACCGGGATCGACCTGCCCAGCCAGAGCACGGCCCTCAACAGCCTGACCGCGTTCCTTGAGCACAGCCAGGAGATCGACAAGCCTTCGCTGATCCTCGGCCTGCTGACACTGGCGCTGGGCATTACCCTGAAATATTTCGTGCCGCGCTGGCCGACGCTATTGATCGCGCTGGTATCGAGCAGCCTGCTGGCCTGGCTGTGGCCTGCGATGTTTGGCCATGTGAAAGTGGTCAAGGCTTTCGTGGGTCAGTTGCCGCCGTTCAGCCCGCTGCCGCTGGATCTGGAGTTGATCCTCAAACTGCTGCCGACCGCTGTGGCCATAGGGATGCTCGGGCTGGTGAACAGCCTGTCGATTGCACGCTCACTGTCGGCGCGCTCCCAGCAGTTGATCAATGCCAACCAGGAAGTCCGCGCACAAGGCCTGTCGAACATGGTCGGCTCCCTGTTTTCGGGTTACATGTCCGCCGGTTCCTTTACCCGCGCCGCCTTGAGTTATGAAGCCGGTGCCCGCTCGCCTTTGGCGGGGGTCTTTTCAGCGTTATGGGTCATGCTGTTTGCCGTGGCGGGAGCGTCACTGATTGCCCATATCCCGATTCCTGGCATGGCGGCCTCGATTCTGCTGATCTGCTGGGGGCTGGTGGATCATCGCGGTATCGCGGCGTTGTTCCGGGTCAGCCGTTCAGAGTTCTTCGTGATGGCACTGACTTGTGTCGCAACCCTGCTGCTGGAGTTGCAGACCGCAATCTACGCGGGCGTGCTGGCTTCGCTGTTCTTCTACCTCAAGCGCACATCGCAGCCCAAAGTGCAGCAGTGGCGCGAAGGTGACGAAGACATCATGCGGGTCGGCGGGTCGATTTTCTTCGGTGCCAGTCACTACCTGCAAACCCGTCTGCAGCGCACGGAAGGCAAGCACGTGGTGATCGATGCCCAGCACATCAACTTCATCGACTATTCAGGCGTGGAAATGCTGCACCAGGAAGCACGACGCCTGCTCAAACAGGACCGGACGCTGACTTTGCGTCGCGCCCGGCAGCAGGTCGTCGAAGAATTGCAGAAGCTGGAAGGCGCGGAAAAGTGCCCGATCCTGTTCGAGGATTAG
- the algB gene encoding sigma-54-dependent response regulator transcription factor AlgB, with protein METATENQGRILLVDDESAILRTFRYCLEDEGYSVATANSAAQADTLMQRQVFDLCFLDLRLGEDNGLDVLAQMRIQAPWMRVVIVTAHSAVDTAVDAIQAGAADYLVKPCSPDQLRLATAKQLEVRQLSARLEALEGEIRKPKDGLDSHSPSMMAILETARQVAVTDANILILGESGTGKGELARAIHGWSKRAKKSCVTINCPSLTAELMESELFGHSRGAFTGASESTLGRVNQADGGTLFLDEIGDFPLTLQPKLLRFIQDKEYERVGDPVTRRADVRILAATNLNLEDMVRSGRFREDLLYRLNVITLHLPALRERSEDILTLADRFLARFVKDYARPARGFSDEARAALLNYRWPGNIRELRNVIERASIICPQDRVEVSHLGMAEVPTNNAPRVGAALSLDELEKAHIGAVLATSDTLDQAAKTLGIDSSTLYRKRKQYNL; from the coding sequence ATGGAAACAGCCACTGAGAATCAGGGCCGTATTCTGCTAGTGGACGACGAGTCCGCCATCCTTCGCACGTTCCGGTATTGTCTGGAAGATGAGGGTTACAGTGTCGCCACTGCCAACAGCGCAGCACAGGCCGACACCTTGATGCAGCGCCAGGTGTTCGACCTGTGCTTTCTGGACTTGCGTCTGGGCGAGGACAACGGGCTGGATGTACTGGCGCAGATGCGTATTCAGGCACCATGGATGCGCGTAGTGATCGTCACGGCCCATTCGGCTGTCGATACCGCGGTCGATGCCATTCAGGCCGGTGCCGCCGATTATCTGGTCAAGCCCTGCAGCCCGGACCAACTGCGCCTTGCCACTGCCAAGCAGCTGGAAGTCCGGCAGTTGTCTGCCCGTCTGGAAGCGCTGGAAGGCGAGATACGCAAACCCAAGGACGGCCTGGACTCACACAGCCCGTCGATGATGGCCATTCTGGAAACGGCTCGGCAGGTTGCCGTGACCGACGCCAACATCCTGATCCTGGGCGAATCGGGGACCGGTAAAGGTGAACTGGCTCGCGCCATTCATGGCTGGAGCAAACGGGCCAAGAAGTCCTGCGTCACCATCAACTGCCCTTCCCTGACCGCCGAACTGATGGAAAGCGAATTGTTCGGCCACAGTCGTGGCGCCTTTACCGGTGCCAGCGAGAGTACGCTGGGTCGTGTCAATCAGGCGGATGGCGGTACGCTGTTTCTTGATGAAATCGGCGATTTTCCACTCACGTTGCAACCCAAGTTGCTGCGCTTCATTCAGGACAAGGAATACGAGCGCGTCGGCGACCCGGTCACGCGGCGTGCCGATGTACGGATTCTGGCGGCCACCAACCTGAACCTGGAAGACATGGTGCGCAGCGGGCGTTTCCGTGAAGATCTGCTGTATCGCCTGAACGTAATCACCCTTCACCTTCCGGCGCTGCGTGAGCGAAGCGAAGACATCCTGACGCTGGCCGACCGCTTCCTGGCGCGCTTCGTCAAGGATTACGCCCGACCGGCTCGCGGGTTCAGCGACGAAGCCCGTGCCGCACTGCTCAACTACCGCTGGCCCGGCAATATCCGTGAACTGCGCAACGTCATCGAGCGTGCCAGCATCATCTGCCCGCAGGATCGTGTAGAAGTCAGCCATTTGGGCATGGCCGAAGTCCCGACCAACAACGCGCCTCGCGTGGGCGCGGCCTTGAGCCTGGATGAGCTGGAAAAGGCTCATATCGGCGCCGTCCTGGCCACCAGCGACACGCTCGATCAGGCTGCGAAGACTCTGGGTATCGACTCCTCGACGCTTTATCGCAAGCGTAAGCAGTACAACTTATGA
- a CDS encoding NADPH:quinone reductase — translation MAKRIQFSTVGGPEVLEYVDFEPAQPGPQEVVVRNKAIGLNFIDTYYRSGLYPAPSFPSGLGTEGAGIVEAIGNEVTRFQVGDRVAYGTGPLGGYSELHVLPEANLVKLPDSISFEQAAAVMLKGLTVQYLLRQTYLVKPGETFLFHAAAGGVGSLACQWAKALGANLIGTVSSPEKAEHAKALGAWETIDYSHENVASRVLELTEGKKCPVVYDGVGQDTWLTSLDCVAPRGLLVSFGNASGPVSGVNLGILAQKGSLYVTRPTLGSYANNAQNLQAMADDLFNMLASGKIKLNDIQQYALKDAAQAQIELSARRTTGSTILIP, via the coding sequence ATGGCAAAGCGTATCCAGTTCAGCACTGTCGGAGGACCCGAAGTACTTGAATATGTCGACTTCGAGCCGGCCCAACCCGGCCCGCAAGAGGTCGTGGTTCGCAACAAGGCCATTGGCCTGAATTTTATCGACACCTATTACCGCAGCGGCCTTTACCCGGCGCCCTCGTTTCCTTCGGGGCTTGGCACTGAAGGCGCGGGCATTGTCGAGGCCATCGGCAACGAAGTGACGCGCTTTCAGGTGGGCGACCGTGTGGCTTATGGCACAGGCCCGCTGGGCGGCTACAGCGAGTTGCATGTACTGCCCGAGGCCAATCTGGTGAAGCTGCCCGATTCCATCAGCTTCGAGCAGGCGGCAGCCGTCATGCTCAAAGGCCTGACGGTGCAATACCTGCTGCGCCAGACCTATCTGGTCAAACCCGGAGAAACCTTTCTGTTCCACGCCGCTGCCGGTGGTGTCGGTTCGCTGGCCTGCCAGTGGGCGAAGGCTCTGGGCGCAAACCTGATCGGCACGGTCAGTTCACCGGAAAAGGCCGAGCACGCCAAAGCCCTGGGTGCGTGGGAAACCATCGACTACAGCCATGAAAACGTGGCCAGCCGGGTACTGGAACTGACCGAAGGCAAGAAGTGCCCGGTGGTCTATGACGGCGTCGGCCAGGACACATGGCTGACCTCTCTCGACTGCGTGGCACCTCGCGGTCTGCTGGTCAGCTTCGGCAATGCTTCCGGGCCGGTTTCAGGCGTGAATCTGGGGATTCTGGCGCAGAAGGGTTCGCTTTACGTGACCCGCCCGACCCTGGGCAGCTACGCCAACAACGCGCAGAACCTGCAAGCGATGGCTGACGATCTGTTCAACATGCTCGCCAGCGGCAAGATCAAGCTCAACGATATCCAGCAATACGCCCTGAAGGACGCCGCCCAGGCGCAGATCGAACTGTCGGCACGGCGCACCACGGGGTCGACGATTCTGATTCCTTAA
- a CDS encoding LysM peptidoglycan-binding domain-containing protein: MRKSLLALLLLTASGLAQAQVQLKEGHPQSYTVVAGDTLWDISGKFLREPWKWREIWRANPQVRDPDLIYPGDSLSLIYIDGQPRVVLNRAESRGTIKLSPRVRSTPTIEAIPSIPLGAINAFLISNRIVDDADQFNKAPYIVAGNAERVLSGGGDRIYARGNLDPDQMSYGIFRQGKVYTDPATKEVLGINADDIGGGEVVATEGDVSTLMLQRSTQEVRLGDRLFTSEERAINSTFLPSAPQNAIEGLILDVPRGVTQVGVYDVVTLNKGRRDGLVEGNVLAIFKTGETVRDRVTGDQVKIPDERSGLLMVFRTYEKLSYALVLHANRSLAIMDKVRNP, encoded by the coding sequence ATGAGGAAATCACTACTCGCCCTGCTGCTTTTGACTGCCAGCGGTCTTGCTCAGGCGCAAGTGCAACTCAAGGAAGGCCACCCGCAGAGTTATACCGTCGTTGCCGGTGACACACTTTGGGATATTTCCGGCAAATTCTTGCGCGAACCATGGAAATGGCGCGAGATATGGCGGGCCAATCCCCAGGTACGCGATCCTGACCTCATCTATCCCGGCGACTCGCTTTCGCTGATCTACATCGACGGCCAGCCTCGTGTGGTACTCAACCGCGCCGAATCCCGCGGCACCATCAAATTGTCACCGCGTGTGCGCAGCACGCCGACGATCGAAGCGATCCCGAGCATTCCGCTGGGCGCCATCAATGCGTTTCTGATCAGTAACCGGATCGTCGACGACGCCGACCAGTTCAACAAGGCCCCTTACATCGTTGCAGGCAATGCCGAGCGTGTACTCAGCGGCGGAGGCGACCGCATCTATGCGCGCGGCAATCTGGACCCTGATCAGATGAGCTACGGGATCTTCCGTCAAGGCAAGGTCTACACCGATCCGGCCACCAAGGAAGTGCTGGGCATCAATGCCGACGATATCGGCGGCGGTGAAGTCGTTGCCACCGAAGGTGATGTTTCTACCCTGATGTTGCAGCGCTCTACCCAGGAAGTGCGTCTGGGCGACCGCCTGTTCACCAGTGAAGAGCGGGCAATCAATTCGACGTTCCTGCCCAGTGCGCCACAGAACGCCATCGAAGGCCTGATTCTCGATGTGCCTCGGGGCGTGACCCAGGTCGGCGTCTACGACGTGGTGACACTCAACAAAGGTCGACGCGACGGTCTGGTCGAAGGCAATGTGCTGGCGATTTTCAAGACTGGCGAAACGGTCCGCGACCGGGTGACTGGCGATCAGGTGAAAATTCCCGACGAGCGCTCCGGGCTGCTGATGGTTTTCCGCACTTATGAAAAGCTCAGTTACGCCTTGGTCCTGCACGCGAACCGATCTTTGGCCATTATGGACAAGGTCCGTAACCCCTGA
- a CDS encoding DUF1328 domain-containing protein, giving the protein MLSWAITFLIIAIVAAVLGFGGIAGTATGIAKILFIVFLVMFVVSFFFGRRGRG; this is encoded by the coding sequence ATGCTGAGTTGGGCTATCACGTTCTTGATCATCGCCATTGTCGCAGCCGTTCTGGGCTTCGGTGGTATCGCAGGCACTGCAACAGGTATCGCCAAGATTCTGTTCATCGTGTTCCTGGTCATGTTCGTCGTATCTTTCTTCTTCGGACGCCGTGGACGAGGCTGA